One stretch of Meriones unguiculatus strain TT.TT164.6M chromosome 7, Bangor_MerUng_6.1, whole genome shotgun sequence DNA includes these proteins:
- the Stac2 gene encoding SH3 and cysteine-rich domain-containing protein 2 isoform X1, with product MTEMSEKENEPDDAATHTPPETVSALQETKLQRFKRSLSLKTILRSKSVENFFLRSGSELKCPTEVLLTPPTPLPPPSPPPASTDRGLPTPTPSPCPVPRPLAPLKPVRLHSFQEHVFKRASPCELCHQLIVGNSKQGLRCKACKVSVHLWCSEEISHQQCPGKTSTSFRRNFSSPLLVHEPPPACVTSKESPPTAGTSGKVDPVYETLRYGTSLALMNRSSFSSTSESPTQSLSERDELTEDGEGSIRSSEEGPSDSVFTAPAESEGSGPEEKSPGQQPPKLPLRKDVGSMYSYVALYKFLPQENNDLALQPGDRIMLVDDSNEDWWKGKIGDRVGFFPANFVQRVRPGESVWRCCQPFSGNKEQGYMSLKENQICVGVGRSKDADGFIRVSSGKKRGLVPADSLAEI from the exons ATGACCGAAATGAGTGAGAAGGAGAACGAACCCGATGACGCGGCCACCCATACCCCTCCGGAGACCGTCTCCGCCCTCCAGGAGACCAAG CTCCAGCGATTTAAGCGCTCCCTCTCCCTCAAAACCATCCTTCGAAGTAAGAGTGTGGAGAACTTCTTCCTTCGCTCAGGCTCTGAGCTGAAGTGCCCAACAGAGGTGCTGCTGACTCCGCCCACCCcgctgcctcctccttctccaccaccTGCCTCCACAGACAGGGGTCTGCCCACCCCGACCCCCTCCCCCTGCCCGGTCCCTCGCCCCTTGGCGCCACTCAAACCAGTGAGGCTGCACAGCTTCCAGGAACACGTCTTcaagagagccagcccctgtgaGCTGTGCCACCAGCTCATCGTAG GAAACTCTAAGCAGGGCTTGCGATGTAAGGCGTGCAAGGTCAGTGTTCACCTCTGGTGCTCCGAGGAGatctcccaccagcaatgccCGGGCAAGACG TCCACCTCCTTTCGACGAAACTTCAGCTCCCCACTCCTGGTGCATGAGCCGCCACCAGCCTGCGTCACGAGCAAAGAGTCCCCACCTACTG CAGGAACCAGTGGGAAGGTGGACCCAGTTTATGAGACCCTGCGCTATGGCACCTCCCTGGCACTGATGAACCGATCCAGCTTCAGCAGCACCTCTGAGTCCCCCACCCAGAGTCTG AGTGAGCGTGATGAGCTAACAGAAGATGGCGAAGGCAGCATCCGAAGCTCAGAAGAGGGGCCCAGTGACAGTG TATTCACAGCTCCAGCTGAGAGTGAAGGATCAGGACCGGAGGAGAAGAGCCCCGGACAGCAG CCCCCAAAGCTCCCCCTGCGGAAGGATGTGGGGTCCATGTACTCCTACGTCGCTCTCTACAAGTTCCTGCCCCAGGAGAACAACGACCTGGCTCTTCA GCCCGGAGATCGAATCATGCTAGTGGATGACTCGAATGAAGACTGGTGGAAG GGCAAGATTGGCGACCGGGTTGGCTTCTTCCCAGCCAACTTTGTGCAGCGAGTGAGGCCAGGGGAGAGTGTTTGGCGCTGCTGTCAGCCCTTCTCTGGAAACAAGGAACAGGGCTACATGAGCCTCAAGGAGAACCAG ATCTGTGTAGGCGTGGGCAGAAGCAAGGATGCTGATGGCTTCATCCGCGTCAGCAGCGGCAAGAAGCGGGGCTTGGTGCCAGCCGACTCCCTGGCAGAAATCTGA
- the Stac2 gene encoding SH3 and cysteine-rich domain-containing protein 2 isoform X2, with translation MTEMSEKENEPDDAATHTPPETVSALQETKLQRFKRSLSLKTILRSKSVENFFLRSGSELKCPTEVLLTPPTPLPPPSPPPASTDRGLPTPTPSPCPVPRPLAPLKPVRLHSFQEHVFKRASPCELCHQLIVGNSKQGLRCKACKVSVHLWCSEEISHQQCPGKTSTSFRRNFSSPLLVHEPPPACVTSKESPPTGTSGKVDPVYETLRYGTSLALMNRSSFSSTSESPTQSLSERDELTEDGEGSIRSSEEGPSDSVFTAPAESEGSGPEEKSPGQQPPKLPLRKDVGSMYSYVALYKFLPQENNDLALQPGDRIMLVDDSNEDWWKGKIGDRVGFFPANFVQRVRPGESVWRCCQPFSGNKEQGYMSLKENQICVGVGRSKDADGFIRVSSGKKRGLVPADSLAEI, from the exons ATGACCGAAATGAGTGAGAAGGAGAACGAACCCGATGACGCGGCCACCCATACCCCTCCGGAGACCGTCTCCGCCCTCCAGGAGACCAAG CTCCAGCGATTTAAGCGCTCCCTCTCCCTCAAAACCATCCTTCGAAGTAAGAGTGTGGAGAACTTCTTCCTTCGCTCAGGCTCTGAGCTGAAGTGCCCAACAGAGGTGCTGCTGACTCCGCCCACCCcgctgcctcctccttctccaccaccTGCCTCCACAGACAGGGGTCTGCCCACCCCGACCCCCTCCCCCTGCCCGGTCCCTCGCCCCTTGGCGCCACTCAAACCAGTGAGGCTGCACAGCTTCCAGGAACACGTCTTcaagagagccagcccctgtgaGCTGTGCCACCAGCTCATCGTAG GAAACTCTAAGCAGGGCTTGCGATGTAAGGCGTGCAAGGTCAGTGTTCACCTCTGGTGCTCCGAGGAGatctcccaccagcaatgccCGGGCAAGACG TCCACCTCCTTTCGACGAAACTTCAGCTCCCCACTCCTGGTGCATGAGCCGCCACCAGCCTGCGTCACGAGCAAAGAGTCCCCACCTACTG GAACCAGTGGGAAGGTGGACCCAGTTTATGAGACCCTGCGCTATGGCACCTCCCTGGCACTGATGAACCGATCCAGCTTCAGCAGCACCTCTGAGTCCCCCACCCAGAGTCTG AGTGAGCGTGATGAGCTAACAGAAGATGGCGAAGGCAGCATCCGAAGCTCAGAAGAGGGGCCCAGTGACAGTG TATTCACAGCTCCAGCTGAGAGTGAAGGATCAGGACCGGAGGAGAAGAGCCCCGGACAGCAG CCCCCAAAGCTCCCCCTGCGGAAGGATGTGGGGTCCATGTACTCCTACGTCGCTCTCTACAAGTTCCTGCCCCAGGAGAACAACGACCTGGCTCTTCA GCCCGGAGATCGAATCATGCTAGTGGATGACTCGAATGAAGACTGGTGGAAG GGCAAGATTGGCGACCGGGTTGGCTTCTTCCCAGCCAACTTTGTGCAGCGAGTGAGGCCAGGGGAGAGTGTTTGGCGCTGCTGTCAGCCCTTCTCTGGAAACAAGGAACAGGGCTACATGAGCCTCAAGGAGAACCAG ATCTGTGTAGGCGTGGGCAGAAGCAAGGATGCTGATGGCTTCATCCGCGTCAGCAGCGGCAAGAAGCGGGGCTTGGTGCCAGCCGACTCCCTGGCAGAAATCTGA